From a single Cherax quadricarinatus isolate ZL_2023a chromosome 45, ASM3850222v1, whole genome shotgun sequence genomic region:
- the LOC128694796 gene encoding uncharacterized protein: MPGRKTKRYVKSMSRKRRKQIQNMLKAKERKKMGVFDPTQLPHFSQYHSRFIGVQLLDISTLKQGKEKYMSTANVASTSIATSMATSTATTSTITTSTATSTTICTTTTSTTTTSTATPVVATPRSRGRPKGSGKPVAIRRPVGRPKGSKTKRGAPYVITSVASTYTTTPYVASTYTTTPYVASTYTTTPYVASTYTTTPYVASTYTTTPYVASTYTTTPYVASTYTTTPYVATPRSSCQPIGSRKRKRDDVPVATRRSVGRPKGSKTKRGAPYVITSPVTSTYTATPYVATSTSMATSSHMTTSSVARTSRATLDVATSSMATTDIHTSVANDISVSTPAPAGVSTPAPAGVSTPAPAGESTPAPAGVSTPAPAGDSTPAPAGESTPAPAGVSTPAPAGVSTPAPAGESTPAPAGVSTPAPAGESTPAPAGASSAIKRVSLFRKMNPVVSEKKLMIMEYSKIHDILKQIICMQCFSGKMEVTYYEQHLETVACVMCPECGYQLGEKPGSYKILNELTGRMVYGEMLAGRGYCSFIRRNAMCNFPHITQVAYNKYTTMITEKSIESCKEILAESKDIIVQEYAKQNIVPDDNGILDIDVTYDGTWHTRGHHSNIGIGVIIDALTKLVIDYQVLCKFCSMCSFHKSCWNKKIISDAKYEELVEGHKPQCHKNYSGTSAKMESEAAVMMWQRSLENKLRYKTIVSDGDSNTYKAIVDLKDGEGPYPGVKVDKEECINHYVKRLKNRLTNVVQSHYVDKELKTGKKRKQYAMKKKGVLTDFIIEKLAYYFQKNLRENVGTDVASMRNGILASFFHCSSSDEKPQHHLCPTGDDSWCFYQKAIAANLPPPSHTTMKVQFQLEPAYMEEVYNIYQDLTIDKMMQRCLKGRTQNPNESLHQRIWSYCSKALFRTKWQADFSVSHAVAEYNSGYVRSCLDIPLGYGRLALTQRQLESMDKNMQAARTPKYKKRKRGMDTSYEPGGH; this comes from the coding sequence ATGCCTGGGAGGAAAACGAAACGGTATGTCAAGAGCatgagcaggaagaggaggaaacagATACAGAACATGCTAAAGgctaaagaaagaaagaaaatgggAGTGTTTGAcccaacacagctaccacacTTCTCTCAATACCATTCAAGGTTCATTGGTGTTCAACTATTGGATATTTCAACTTTAAAACAAGGGAAGGAAAAATATATGAGCACCGCAAATGTGGCCAGCACCTCCATTGCTACTTCCATGGCCACCTCCACGGCTACTACCTCTACGATAACTACTTCCACGGCCACCTCCACGACCATCTGCACGACTACTACCTCAACGACCACTACCTCCACGGCCACTCCAGTTGTGGCCACCCCACGTTCACGTGGCCGACCCAAAGGATCGGGAAAGCCTGTGGCCATACGACGTCCAGTTGGCCGACCCAAAGGATCGAAGACTAAAAGAGGTGCTCCATATGTGATCACATCTGTggccagcacctacaccaccaccccatATGTGGCCAGCACCTACACCACGACCCCATATGTggccagcacctacaccaccaccccatATGTggccagcacctacaccaccaccccatATGTGGCCAGCACCTACACCACGACCCCATATGTGGCCAGCACCTACACCACGACCCCATATGTggccagcacctacaccaccaccccatATGTGGCCACCCCACGTTCAAGTTGTCAACCCATAGGATCGAGAAAGCGTAAACGAGATGACGTACCTGTGGCCACACGACGTTCAGTTGGCCGACCCAAAGGATCGAAGACTAAAAGAGGTGCTCCATATGTGATCACATCTCCTGTGACCAGCACCTACACTGCCACCCCATATgtggccaccagcacctccatGGCCACTTCATCTCATATGACCACATCTTCTGTGGCCAGGACCTCCAGAGCCACCCTAGATGTGGCCACCAGTTCCATGGCCACCACTGATATTCATACAAGTGTTGCTAATGATATTTcagtgtcaacacctgcacctgctggggtgtcaacacctgcacctgctggggtgtcaacacctgcacctgctggggagtcaacacctgcacctgctggggtgtcaacacctgcacctgctggggactcaacacctgcacctgctggggagtcaacacctgcacctgctggggtgtcaacacctgcacctgctggggtgtcaacacctgcacctgctggggagtcaacacctgcacctgctggggtatcaacacctgcacctgctggggagtcaacacctgcacctgctggGGCTTCAAGTGCCATAAAGAGAGTGTCATTATTTCGTAAGATGAATCCTGTAGTTAGTGAAAAGAAATTGATGATAATGGAATATAGTAAAATACATGATATCTTAAAGCAAATAATTTGTATGCAGTGTTTTTCTGGAAAAATGGAGGTTACATATTATGAACAACATCTAGAGACAGTTGCTTGTGTAATGTGTCCTGAGTGTGGATATCAGTTGGGGGAAAAACCAGGTTCGTATAAAATACTGAATGAATTAACTGGCAGGATGGTGTATGGGGAAATGTTAGCAGGTCGTGGGTACTGTTCATTTATTCGTAGAAATGCAATGTGCAATTTCCCACATATCACTCAAGTTGCTTATAATAAGTATACTACAATGATAACAGAAAAATCTATTGAGTCATGTAAGGAAATACTTGCTGAATCTAAGGACATTATTGTTCAGGAATATGCCAAACAGAACATTGTACCAGATGACAATGGAATTCTTGACATTGATGTGACTTATGATGGAACATGGCACACAAGGGGACATCACTCAAACATAGGCATTGGTGTTATTATTGATGCCTTAACAAAATTAGTGATTGATTATCAGGTTTTGTGCAAGTTTTGTAGTATGTGTTCCTTTCACAAAAGTTGTTGGAATAAAAAGATAATATCTGATGCAAAATATGAAGAACTGGTAGAAGGACATAAACCTCAGTGCCACAAAAACTATTCAGGAACATCTGCAAAGATGGAAAGTGAAGCAGCAGTAATGATGTGGCAGCGATCCCTTGAAAATAAATTGAGATACAAAACTATAGTGAGTGATGGCGATAGTAACACATATAAAGCCATTGTTGATCTCAAGGATGGTGAAGGTCCATATCCAGGTGTAAAAGTTGACAAAGAGGAATGTATCAATCACTATGTTAAACGTCTCAAGAATAGACTAACAAATGTTGTCCAATCACATTATGTTGATAAAGAATTGAAAACTGGTAAGAAGAGGAAGCAGTATGCCATGAAGAAAAAAGGCGTTCTGACAGACTTCATCATCGAAAAGTTGGCATATTACTTTCAGAAGAACCTGAGAGAGAATGTTGGGACTGATGTTGCAAGCATGAGGAATGGTATCCTTGCAAGCTTCTTCCATTGTTCCTCAAGTGACGAGAAGCCACAGCATCACCTTTGCCCAACAGGTGATGATTCCTGGTGTTTCTACCAGAAAGCAATAGCAGcaaacctcccaccaccatcTCACACTACAATGAAAGTACAGTTCCAGCTCGAACCTGCATACATGGAAGAGGTATATAATATTTACCAAGACCTAACAATAGATAAAATGATGCAGCGTTGTCTAAAAGGCAGAACTCAAAACCCTAATGAAAGTCTGCATCAGCGCATATGGTCCTACTGCAGTAAAGCACTATTTCGAACCAAGTGGCAAGCTGATTTCTCGGTCAGCCATGCTGTTGCAGAGTACAATAGTGGATATGTGAGGAGCTGTCTAGACATACCACTTGGCTATGGACGTTTAGCATTGACTCAAAGACAGCTTGAATCAATGGACAAGAACATGCAGGCAGCACGGACCCCAAAATACAAGAAGAGGAAAAGGGGGATGGACACGTCCTACGAGCCTGGAGGACATTAG